The DNA window actttttcatttattttagataaaaagAATGGATCAAAATTCACAAATCATTATCTATAAAATATCTGGGTAAATACCACTCCAAAAATCAGCACTAGTAAGTCTTTTTATTGACTCTTCTTCTGGCTGTCACTATCTGTGCTACCAGAAAGGCTTTGCGATGAGTCCTTATTGTTAAGATTGGTAAGAGTGGATCCGGGCATCGTGATATTGGAAGAGTACTTTTTGATTCTCATAGAAATGAGGATGCTTGATACAACGCCAAGTAATGGAAATAGGTAAGACCACACCTTGGATTTTTTAGTAGCAGATGTTGAAGCAACAGCAGCACCGGCAAGGCTCCCTATGGATGTATTCTGTAAGATCATTGGCAAACAACCGATGACAGTTGGGAGTAGGAAATCAACTATGAAGCCGACCTTTGTAGCAGCGAGGGCATAGTTAATCACATAGGAAGGCATGGGAGAGAAGCGCGCAAGAAGGACAAATTTCCAACCATCTTGTTCAACTCCTCTAGAAAGCAGATGAAAATATTTGTTTCTCTGAGCCCACTCCATGGCTGAGCTTGACCTCCTAAAAACTAGCCTGCGAAGTCCAAGTTGTTCAGAAACTAAATACAGAAGCTGATGCAATCATCAAAAGTCCCACTAAAATAAAGGATCCTATCAAAAGTATAGTAATCTGACTAATGAGGAGATAGCTAATAAGAGTGGTTGGGTTGGATGAATAGCATAACAGCACACAGGAAAGGAGCAACATATATTTATGAGTGCGAAGCATCAATTAGAAATTAGTAATTACCTGCCGATCCAGAAAGAGAGGGAAGCCCCCAAGATCTTGGCGGAAAAGACGCAAAGCACAGCAGGCAAGAACCCGAAAAGCAGAGAAGCTCCAGCCTCGAAGAAAACGGCGTAGGGCAAGCAGAGTGCGAGCGTGAGGGTATGAACCCCGACGTAAACAGGCATGCCCCATATTCCCAACCGATCCGACAATTCAACGAACACCTTCAGAGCCGCCTCTTTCTCCCATCCCAATTGTTTGCTCACTTCTCTCCCCATCACAGCTATCCCCACCACTCCCGCTACCCTCCACCATCTCTGCAACTGCATCCTTCCTTTCCTCTCTAAATTAATCTTCCtcacaacaaaaacaaaaccattATGGGCCTTCGGGCTTCTAGTGTCAGGCTTTGGTCCGCTGTTAGTTCATGTTTTCTAGGCTTACGGGCTTCTTTTTGGCCTTTTGGTCTTCTCTTTGGTGTATCCCCTATTCTTTAGcaataaattttgagatttttacATAGATACCAGAAACAGTTAAAATATTTACACAAGTACTACCTGAAAGTTTATTTTACAAGAACAGAATTCATATAAAACTTAATTACAACAATACAATCTATGTAAAACTTAATTACAACAATATCgtttatttagaattatttatatattactagatatttttttttaaacagtaattatttaattcaaaagCCATCTTCTATATTTTATGTATCTCTTTTagttataaaaaacaaaacagttTATCACCTAATAGTATAATACTACTAATGAAGATGatccaaaaattataaatatgattttttttctggAAGCAAACATGTCTTCATATTTTCTCAGTACAtacataaaaacatatataaattatacaataaaaatatatcatttatatACAACCAATATACCAATTATACACAGTAAATACACTATTTATAtacaatttattatataaatacatGTGAATATATCATATCTAGACTTTCAAATCTGAATATTCCGATCTAATACTTCAGATCTAAAAACAGCGGCGACGAAGAGGCTGGCAAGCAATGGTGGTGTGGAACACTAGCGAACGGCGGAAGGAATGGGGAGGCAGTGTGCGAGCAGATGAGGAAAGCAGTGGCCAGAAGATGTCGGCAGCAAAGCTAGGGCTGATGGCGTGCAAGCGGCGGCAGAGTCGTGGAGAAAGGTTTCGAAGATTTGAAACCTAGAAGAAAAAGATAAAGGATATAGAAAAGGAAGGttttgaagaagaaaaatttaaagaacgGTTTTAATGTGAGAAGATTTGTCAATTagaacaagaaaataaaaaaaaatagaaaaggaaGGTTTTGAAGAAAAGGAATTAAaaggagaagaaaagaagtaaTGTAAATAAAGAAGAAATGCAAGTAACTATgtaattttttgacaaaaaagtaactatataattaataaacttTGACGCTGAAATTTTGTAAATTACAAACTAAAGTTGTATATTTGTAATTAAAGTTGGTTTTCTTGGTATACCGTGtaatttctttataaattttggaattttaaaTAGAGTATTTATCCCATGCATGAGAGatttttagatagactcagtctattacgtcatccgtaaactagcctatcacattatgacacgtcactAAAATAGtggtattatcataattttatttgttatctTTTTACACTTtcaaatagtaatattacgatgtGATATATagagcagttatgtaattttgattttattttgtaaggcgatctgcgaatcaaggtttacatcttgttccatgtcaggtcattagaaacggtCAAACCTTGTTAAATCCttacacctgtaactgctcattattattaatgaaagattattcaattgtcaaaaaataattacgatagtgctattattttaataacgtgtcataatatgataggtttagtccatgAATGACGTAGTAGACTGAGTCTatcatagatttttttttcccATGTATTGGTCATATTTAcaaggcctaatggtaaaaaaaatccaaacttttacaacttgttgcaattaaactattttaatttttacgataatagccaaattgcattttttttgttgcaataatagcaAAATTGATGGTCAAACTTgatgttttcaattaagatattagagtattattattttttgatactagtgtcgctttacgtgtttcacacgtggctcgt is part of the Mercurialis annua linkage group LG3, ddMerAnnu1.2, whole genome shotgun sequence genome and encodes:
- the LOC126675157 gene encoding uncharacterized protein LOC126675157, with translation MQLQRWWRVAGVVGIAVMGREVSKQLGWEKEAALKVFVELSDRLGIWGMPVYVGVHTLTLALCLPYAVFFEAGASLLFGFLPAVLCVFSAKILGASLSFWIGRLVFRRSSSAMEWAQRNKYFHLLSRGVEQDGWKFVLLARFSPMPSYVINYALAATKVGFIVDFLLPTVIGCLPMILQNTSIGSLAGAAVASTSATKKSKVWSYLFPLLGVVSSILISMRIKKYSSNITMPGSTLTNLNNKDSSQSLSGSTDSDSQKKSQ